One stretch of Anolis carolinensis isolate JA03-04 chromosome 3, rAnoCar3.1.pri, whole genome shotgun sequence DNA includes these proteins:
- the ccdc186 gene encoding coiled-coil domain-containing protein 186 isoform X1, which produces MDEQLPEEQTTLETVDPSKTDDKSSSLSTVEEDDKFPEIQDGLHIEKKEIPLDKENNQLMLDPCSEATEASGDGDIPEVQRVPDLKGDEGGCSKPLEAQIKEPKKVDCLPDGDNEQQILETDGTNPSLTDLLHNPVKRTFGVCSESPYDTYCTKNLISTIQNASSQEALLEEIESELLSADLLKDHKLSNGMCKNEATLSVFEKCMQDKYLQQEHTIKNRLIKENKKHQELILEICSEKDNLRDELKKRTETEKQHLTIIKQLEVRIEDLQKEVKAAKDKLASQDAAAKNAIQQLHKEMAFRTDQANKKCEEARQEKEAMVMKYVRGEKESLDLRKEKEVLERKLRDANKEIEKHTNKIKQLSQEKARLQQLFESKESEATRMSREIEKLKEEINSHVIKVKWAQNKLKAEMDLHKDTKDRLKEATTKLTQAKEEADQIRRNCQEIIKTYQESEEIKSNELDVKLRLTKGELEKHLQERSDHLEIHHAKIKELEDVKRTFKEGMDELRTLRTKVKCLEDERLRTEDELSKYREIINRQKAEIQNLLDKVKIIDQLQDQHQRDEQEINSLKEEVDSLNNLLNDFQKDIDGSRKRESELLVFTEKLTTKNAQLQSETNSLQVQLDKITYSERESQNQLEMVKQARDELANKLLKEEELHRNNVQVLQTELASQQKALADLNTQVDELKDELVTQKRKHAANLKDLTKQLQQARRKLEQLENGNYDKEVSSMGSRSSSSGSLNARSSNEDRSPENSGSSVAVDHFPEVDKTILIERIVRLQKAHARKNEKMEFMEDHIKQLVEEIRKKTKIIQSYILREEAGTLSSEASDFNKVHLSRRGGIMASLYTSHPADSGLTLELSLEINRKLQAVLEDTLLKNITLKENLQTLGTEIERLIKQQHELEQRVKQT; this is translated from the exons ATGGATGAGCAGTTGCCGGAAGAGCAAACAACTTTAGAGACAGTTGACCCATCAAAGACTGATGATAAATCCTCCAGCTTATCTACTGTTGAAGAAGATGACAAATTTCCGGAAATTCAGGATGGGCTACacatagaaaaaaaggaaatccctTTGGACAAAGAAAACAACCAATTAATGCTGGATCCCTGTTCAGAGGCTACTGAGGCAAGTGGGGATGGAGACATACCTGAAGTGCAGCGTGTTCCAGACCTTAAAGGTGATGAAGGTGGATGTTCTAAACCTTTGGAAGCACAAATAAAAGAACCCAAGAAAGTAGATTGCTTACCTGATGGAGATAATGAACAGCAGATTTTAGAAACTGATGGGACAAATCCATCCTTGACAGATTTATTGCACAATCCTGTGAAAAGGACTTTTGGGGTCTGTTCAGAAAGCCCATATGACACATATTGTACTAAGAACCTTATCTCTACTATACAGAATGCTTCCTCTCAGGAGGCTTTGTTGGAAGAAATAGAGTCTGAACTTCTATCAGCAGATTTATTGAAAGATCATAAACTTTCAAATGGTATGTGCAAGAATGAAGCTACATTGTCTGTATTTGAAAAATGCATGCAAGACAAATATCTTCAGCAGGAGCACACGATAAAGAA CAGATtgattaaagaaaataaaaagcatCAGGAACTAATTTtggagatttgttcagaaaaggatAATTTAAGGGATGAATTGAAGAAAAGAACAGAAACAGAAAAACAACACCTCACCATTATTAAGCAG TTAGAGGTCAGAATAGAGGACCTCCAAAAAGAAGTTAAAGCTGCTAAAGATAAACTTGCATCTCAAGATGCTGCTGCAAAAAATGCTATACAGCAATTGCACAAAGAAATGGCCTTCCGTACAGATCAG GCAAACAAGAAATGTGAAGAAGCTCGCCAAGAAAAGGAAGCAATGGTAATGAAGTATGTTAGAGGAGAAAAGGAATCATTAGACCTCCGGAAGGAAAAAGAAGTACTTGAAAGAAAATTGCGAGATGCAAATAAAGAAATCGAAAAGCACACCAACAAAATCAAACAGCTTTCTCAGGAAAAAGCACGGCTGCAACAGCTCTTCGAATCCAAG GAAAGTGAAGCCACCAGAATGTCAAGAGAaatagaaaaattaaaagaagaaataaactcTCATGTGATCAAAGTAAAATGGGCCCAAAACAAACTGAAAGCTGAAATGGATTTACACAAG GACACTAAAGATCGGCTTAAAGAGGCAACAACAAAGTTGACTCAAGCAAAAGAAGAAGCTGATCAGATACGAAGGAACTGccaagaaataataaaaacatatcag GAATCTGAAGAAATCAAATCAAATGAATTGGATGTAAAACTTCGACTTACAAAAGGGGAACTGGAAAAACATTTGCAGGAGAGATCTGATCATCTAGAG ATTCATCATGCCAAAATAAAAGAGCTTGAAGATGTGAAGAGAACATTTAAAGAGGGTATGGATGAGCTGCGAACACTGAGGACGAAG GTCAAGTGTCTGGAAGATGAGCGATTGAGAACAGAAGATGAACTGTCAAAATACAGAGAAATAATTAATCGTCAGAAGGCTGAGATTCAGAATCTATTAGACAAAGTTAAAATTATAGATCAGCTGCAGGATCAGCATCAGAG gGATGAACAAGAAATTAACTCATTGAAAGAAGAAGTGGACAGTCTCAACAATCTGCTTAATGACTTTCAAAAGGACATTGATGGCAGCCGGAAAAGAGAATCTGAATTACTGGTCTTCACTGAAAAGTTGACCACCAAGAATGCCCAGTTACAGTCAGAAACAAATTCCTTACAGGTGCAGCTTGATAAGATCACCTACAGTGAAAGAGAGTCACAGAATCAGCTGGAAATGGTTAAGCAAGCCAGAGATGAACTG gCAAACAAATTGCTAAAGGAAGAGGAGCTTCACAGAAACAATGTTCAGGTGCTACAAACGGAACTGGCATCTCAACAGAAAGCATTAGCAGACCTAAACACTCAGGTTGATGAATTAAAAGATGAGTTGGTTACTCAGAAACGAAAACATGCAGCAAATCTTAAGGACCTCACCAAGCAACTTCAACAAG cACGAAGAAAATTGgagcagcttgaaaatggcaaCTATGATAAAGAAGTCAGCAGTATGGGGAGTCGTTCTAGCTCATCAG GATCTCTTAATGCACGAAGCAGTAACGAAGATCGTTCCCCAGAAAACAGTGGCTCTTCAGTAGCTGTTGATCATTTTCCAGAAGTGGACAAGACTATTTTGATTGAGAGAATAGTAAGACTACAGAAAGCACATGCGAGGAAAAATGAAAAGATGGAATTCATGGAGGACCATATCAAACAGCTTGTGGAAGAAATCCGAAAGAAAACCAA AATAATCCAAAGTTACATTCTGCGGGAAGAAGCTGGCACCCTTTCATCTGAGGCCTCCGACTTCAACAAAGTACATTTAAGCAGACGTGGTGGGATCATGGCCTCTCTCTACACATCACATCCGGCAGACAGTGGGCTCACGTTAGAACTCTCCCTGGAGATCAACAGGAAGCTTCAGGCAGTGCTGGAGGATACCTTATTGAAAAACATTACCCTAAAG GAAAATCTGCAAACACTAGGAACCGAAATCGAACGCTTGATTAAGCAGCAGCATGAACTGGAACAGAGGGTGAAGCAGACATAG
- the ccdc186 gene encoding coiled-coil domain-containing protein 186 isoform X2 — translation MDEQLPEEQTTLETVDPSKTDDKSSSLSTVEEDDKFPEIQDGLHIEKKEIPLDKENNQLMLDPCSEATEASGDGDIPEVQRVPDLKGDEGGCSKPLEAQIKEPKKVDCLPDGDNEQQILETDGTNPSLTDLLHNPVKRTFGVCSESPYDTYCTKNLISTIQNASSQEALLEEIESELLSADLLKDHKLSNGMCKNEATLSVFEKCMQDKYLQQEHTIKKLIKENKKHQELILEICSEKDNLRDELKKRTETEKQHLTIIKQLEVRIEDLQKEVKAAKDKLASQDAAAKNAIQQLHKEMAFRTDQANKKCEEARQEKEAMVMKYVRGEKESLDLRKEKEVLERKLRDANKEIEKHTNKIKQLSQEKARLQQLFESKESEATRMSREIEKLKEEINSHVIKVKWAQNKLKAEMDLHKDTKDRLKEATTKLTQAKEEADQIRRNCQEIIKTYQESEEIKSNELDVKLRLTKGELEKHLQERSDHLEIHHAKIKELEDVKRTFKEGMDELRTLRTKVKCLEDERLRTEDELSKYREIINRQKAEIQNLLDKVKIIDQLQDQHQRDEQEINSLKEEVDSLNNLLNDFQKDIDGSRKRESELLVFTEKLTTKNAQLQSETNSLQVQLDKITYSERESQNQLEMVKQARDELANKLLKEEELHRNNVQVLQTELASQQKALADLNTQVDELKDELVTQKRKHAANLKDLTKQLQQARRKLEQLENGNYDKEVSSMGSRSSSSGSLNARSSNEDRSPENSGSSVAVDHFPEVDKTILIERIVRLQKAHARKNEKMEFMEDHIKQLVEEIRKKTKIIQSYILREEAGTLSSEASDFNKVHLSRRGGIMASLYTSHPADSGLTLELSLEINRKLQAVLEDTLLKNITLKENLQTLGTEIERLIKQQHELEQRVKQT, via the exons ATGGATGAGCAGTTGCCGGAAGAGCAAACAACTTTAGAGACAGTTGACCCATCAAAGACTGATGATAAATCCTCCAGCTTATCTACTGTTGAAGAAGATGACAAATTTCCGGAAATTCAGGATGGGCTACacatagaaaaaaaggaaatccctTTGGACAAAGAAAACAACCAATTAATGCTGGATCCCTGTTCAGAGGCTACTGAGGCAAGTGGGGATGGAGACATACCTGAAGTGCAGCGTGTTCCAGACCTTAAAGGTGATGAAGGTGGATGTTCTAAACCTTTGGAAGCACAAATAAAAGAACCCAAGAAAGTAGATTGCTTACCTGATGGAGATAATGAACAGCAGATTTTAGAAACTGATGGGACAAATCCATCCTTGACAGATTTATTGCACAATCCTGTGAAAAGGACTTTTGGGGTCTGTTCAGAAAGCCCATATGACACATATTGTACTAAGAACCTTATCTCTACTATACAGAATGCTTCCTCTCAGGAGGCTTTGTTGGAAGAAATAGAGTCTGAACTTCTATCAGCAGATTTATTGAAAGATCATAAACTTTCAAATGGTATGTGCAAGAATGAAGCTACATTGTCTGTATTTGAAAAATGCATGCAAGACAAATATCTTCAGCAGGAGCACACGATAAAGAA ATtgattaaagaaaataaaaagcatCAGGAACTAATTTtggagatttgttcagaaaaggatAATTTAAGGGATGAATTGAAGAAAAGAACAGAAACAGAAAAACAACACCTCACCATTATTAAGCAG TTAGAGGTCAGAATAGAGGACCTCCAAAAAGAAGTTAAAGCTGCTAAAGATAAACTTGCATCTCAAGATGCTGCTGCAAAAAATGCTATACAGCAATTGCACAAAGAAATGGCCTTCCGTACAGATCAG GCAAACAAGAAATGTGAAGAAGCTCGCCAAGAAAAGGAAGCAATGGTAATGAAGTATGTTAGAGGAGAAAAGGAATCATTAGACCTCCGGAAGGAAAAAGAAGTACTTGAAAGAAAATTGCGAGATGCAAATAAAGAAATCGAAAAGCACACCAACAAAATCAAACAGCTTTCTCAGGAAAAAGCACGGCTGCAACAGCTCTTCGAATCCAAG GAAAGTGAAGCCACCAGAATGTCAAGAGAaatagaaaaattaaaagaagaaataaactcTCATGTGATCAAAGTAAAATGGGCCCAAAACAAACTGAAAGCTGAAATGGATTTACACAAG GACACTAAAGATCGGCTTAAAGAGGCAACAACAAAGTTGACTCAAGCAAAAGAAGAAGCTGATCAGATACGAAGGAACTGccaagaaataataaaaacatatcag GAATCTGAAGAAATCAAATCAAATGAATTGGATGTAAAACTTCGACTTACAAAAGGGGAACTGGAAAAACATTTGCAGGAGAGATCTGATCATCTAGAG ATTCATCATGCCAAAATAAAAGAGCTTGAAGATGTGAAGAGAACATTTAAAGAGGGTATGGATGAGCTGCGAACACTGAGGACGAAG GTCAAGTGTCTGGAAGATGAGCGATTGAGAACAGAAGATGAACTGTCAAAATACAGAGAAATAATTAATCGTCAGAAGGCTGAGATTCAGAATCTATTAGACAAAGTTAAAATTATAGATCAGCTGCAGGATCAGCATCAGAG gGATGAACAAGAAATTAACTCATTGAAAGAAGAAGTGGACAGTCTCAACAATCTGCTTAATGACTTTCAAAAGGACATTGATGGCAGCCGGAAAAGAGAATCTGAATTACTGGTCTTCACTGAAAAGTTGACCACCAAGAATGCCCAGTTACAGTCAGAAACAAATTCCTTACAGGTGCAGCTTGATAAGATCACCTACAGTGAAAGAGAGTCACAGAATCAGCTGGAAATGGTTAAGCAAGCCAGAGATGAACTG gCAAACAAATTGCTAAAGGAAGAGGAGCTTCACAGAAACAATGTTCAGGTGCTACAAACGGAACTGGCATCTCAACAGAAAGCATTAGCAGACCTAAACACTCAGGTTGATGAATTAAAAGATGAGTTGGTTACTCAGAAACGAAAACATGCAGCAAATCTTAAGGACCTCACCAAGCAACTTCAACAAG cACGAAGAAAATTGgagcagcttgaaaatggcaaCTATGATAAAGAAGTCAGCAGTATGGGGAGTCGTTCTAGCTCATCAG GATCTCTTAATGCACGAAGCAGTAACGAAGATCGTTCCCCAGAAAACAGTGGCTCTTCAGTAGCTGTTGATCATTTTCCAGAAGTGGACAAGACTATTTTGATTGAGAGAATAGTAAGACTACAGAAAGCACATGCGAGGAAAAATGAAAAGATGGAATTCATGGAGGACCATATCAAACAGCTTGTGGAAGAAATCCGAAAGAAAACCAA AATAATCCAAAGTTACATTCTGCGGGAAGAAGCTGGCACCCTTTCATCTGAGGCCTCCGACTTCAACAAAGTACATTTAAGCAGACGTGGTGGGATCATGGCCTCTCTCTACACATCACATCCGGCAGACAGTGGGCTCACGTTAGAACTCTCCCTGGAGATCAACAGGAAGCTTCAGGCAGTGCTGGAGGATACCTTATTGAAAAACATTACCCTAAAG GAAAATCTGCAAACACTAGGAACCGAAATCGAACGCTTGATTAAGCAGCAGCATGAACTGGAACAGAGGGTGAAGCAGACATAG